A segment of the uncultured Desulfobulbus sp. genome:
CGTTCTTTTTCGCCAGTTGGATAACACCCGGAATTTCTGCGGAGAGCGAACCAATACTGAACAAGAGTGGCAGGAAGACGCACAGGGTGATCAACAGGCAGGTCAGGCTTGCCGCAATCCAGGGCCGAATGCGGGCAGTCATCCTGAGATGGGCCGGATGAAAGACCGTGGCCAAAAGAAAGGCGAGGAAAAGTTGGGTCCAGAACGGCCACAGCACCACCCCCAACATCAGGCAGGAAAGGGAAAAAATCACTAAAAAGGTGACACGCTGAATCGTTGGCGGTGAAGAGGCCATACATACTCCGGGAACTGCTCATCCACAAAAAACCGGTCAAAGCCGGACAGAAAAGACGATTGCTGTCATTGTAAAACCGAACCATCAAGAACGCCAGCCTATTGTCACTGGGTGGTCGCCGACATCCGTAGGCGAGCTTGCGACCGAACAATTATCAGGTAAGGAAAAGAAAATTCCGCCGATTTCACCGCCGATTCGGCAGGGAAAATTCTTGCAAGGCCGAAATGAATGGTGTAGATAAGTTTTCCTTGCAGCATAGTCAATATGTCGGGGCGTAGCGCAGCCTGGTTAGCGCGCCTGCCTTGGGAGCAGGAGGTCGAGTGTTCGAATCACTCCGCCCCGACCATTAAATATAATGAAAAGCCAAATACCTACAAGGTGTTTGGCTTTTTTTTTGGTGCTTATTCCATTTTTTGGTGGCGGTTGTCAGTGGCGGTTTTGCTCTCGCCATTGGAAAATCGGCCTTCCAGGCCCTTCATAGCGGCTACCTGAGAATCACCAATCGAGTGCAAATATATTTCGGTGGTGGTCAAAGACTTATGACCGAGAATCTCGGAAATGGTCTTCTTGCTTATGCTCTTGCTGTCGGCCAGAACGCTGGCAATAAAGTGCCGGAGTTCATGATAATGAATCGGTGGATGAATCCCGGCCCTTTTGTTAATCCCATACAGCATTTTTCGCCTGTTCCTGAATCGGTCCCCTGTTTCCTCATTCAAAAATACCCATTGTTCATGCTTACGGTTTCTGTATAGAAACTGAAAATTTTCCAATAAATCATCGTTCATATAAGTAATAATCGGCTCATACCCGCCGCCACGGCGTTTTTTTGTCCATCGGGTAACTGTACGGTTTTTAAAATCGACATCATCCCAGGTTAGACGAAGCACTTCATCAACACGGGCCGCAAGGTGGATCAGCCACTTTTTTTGGGGTAAGCAGAGCTGTCATTTTTCTTTCTCGTTCTTGACGCAAAGATTTTTTGTATATACATTAATTCCATGAAAATTGAATTCGACCCGGTCAAATCCGAAAAAAACAAGAATCAAAGAGAACTGCCTTTTGACAAGGCATCGGAATTTGATTGGGAGAATGCGGTTTACCTTGAAGATGAAAGAAACCCGTATCCAGAAAGGAGATTCATAGCGGTTGGATACCTGGAGCACAGGTTGTACGTTCTTTGTTTCACACCAATCCCGGATGGAGTCAGAATAATTAGTTTTCGGAAGGCTAACGAAAGGGAGGCGAAACGATATGGCAAAACAATTACCCTTGACTGATAAAGACGGAGAAGTCCGGGAGTTAACAAAGGAGGATTTCAAAAAATTCAAGCCTGCCAGCGAAGTCTTACCCAAAGAACTCATTGCAGTTCTGCCCAAAAGGGGGAGACCACAAACGGCATCGCCTAAAAAGCCGGTGAATATACGGCTATCTGATGATGTGCTTTCAGCATTCAAAGCGACTGGTAAGGGCTGGCAAACTAGAATCAATGAAGCTCTCCGAGATTGGTTAAAGGAAAATCGCCCAGCATAATTTCTTTACCCCCCCGGCAAACGCTGCTGCCGTTTGTCGATAGGTTGCTTCTCTTCGCGGATCGCGGCTTGAGGGCTTGGTGGTTACGGATTCAGCGGTTTTTCGCTGAAAGATTGTACCGGCGCGCTTCGCCCCCTGGTTACCTGCTGCGCAGAACTGCAGAGAGCGCGAAGTTGTTCCGGGGTAAGCGGGAGTCTATCCCGCGAGCGTTGCCCTGAATTCGTTGCGCTTGGTTTCCATCTTCTTGATGAAAGCTTGTTCATCTTCAAAGAAGGCGTGCAAGTCTTCCTCAATCATGCCTTGGCAGAGGAAGACGATTTTATCGATGTCGTTGGGCTGCACTTCCAGGGAAGCGCAGACGGACATGAGAATGCCGCGGGCCTGCTTGCGGAGCATGACAATATCACGGTGTTTCACGGGGTGGGTCCGGACGTAGCCGAAAACACCGGTCCAGATAACAGCCTGGACCTTTTCCCAGAACTCGGAAACCTTGGCCTTTGTCTGGTTGTGGTTGCGGTTAACCGGGCTGTCGGAATGCCGGGTCCATTCGGTGGTGAGATACCCCCAGAGACTTTTCAAGGCGTTGACCAGGTCAACAACCGTGTTGATCTGATTGCCTTCTCCGTCGGAAAATTCTCGGAGTTTTGGCCGGCGGAGCTGGTATTCGACACGGGTAACGGGTTGCTGATCGTAGGTGTTGACGCCCCAGATCTCGGAAAAGATCTGTTGTTTATGGGTAGCGCGGGTGCCTTTAAGTTCGGCAACCTTGTCATAGATGCGAAGCATCAGGTTCCCCTTGCCGACGCGGACCCCGGAAAACTTGCGGTTGGTGTAATCACGGTCGAACTCGAGGACGTCCGGATCTGGTTCCGGGTGTCACCGCCGCTTGTAAACAATGAACAGAGCGTCTATGGCAAGCTTAAAAATTGAGGTTCCTTATCTCTTGTCGCTGATCCTCTGTATTTTCAGCCTATTTGGATTGCCGCAGGTTAGTTGGCGATCACCAGGCCTGGGATTGGCCGTGTACAGCTTCCGACATATCCGACATGGACGCTTTCGATTCCGGAGTTGTTCGCTCACTGTCCATCCCTGGAGGTTCATCTCTCTCCAGGGATGGAAGGTAAAGAAAGTGATCACAGGTCAACAAAAAAAGCGGGGTTGGGAAAAATGAAGAGGCGGGTTGATCGGTAGTGACTTTCCATGGAGTACAAAATCGTCTCCGCTTGGGTACTTTGACGCCCCTGTTAGTTAAAGCCTGGGGAGATCTTTTTCCACGAAATCGGGAAAGAGTCTTGGCCGGGATTCTCCCGCTCGTTATTACCAGGAAATGGTAAGAAAGACAAAAAAGGCGGAACCGTTTAGCTCCGCCCTCCACTTTCCGACATTTCGGAATAAATCAGTTAGCTTTTCTCCGGCCAAACGCTGCTAAACCAATTATACCTGTTCCGAAAAGGACCATAGTGCCAGGTTCAGGCACAAGATTTTGCGATGTGGCGACCGTGACATTATCCAGGATTGCACCTAAATTATCTCCCCCCGAATTGCTAAAACTTAACGCTCCACTACTGCTGGTTGTAAGTGTAAAATTTTTCAGGACCAGACCGTCACCAGTGGAGACGGTAAAAACTTGAGACCAATCTCCGAGGGTTACCGTAACTACATTCGTATCTCCCCTGGTCGATCCTCCAAGATAAAACGAGAGTTCGTAAGTACCTGCTGTAAAGGAATATTTAGATTGGAGCACACCGGCGTTGCTGGTTGATCCATCCAAGTCGACATAGAGGCCGTTACCAGGAAAAAAATCATAGAATCCATTTCCGACAAGATCTACTGTTCCATCAAACACAGACCATTTCGAAAACGAGTTGTAATTTAGGACTCCAACGCCTCCATTTTCAGTATCAAAGTTATCTTGAAATATTGTGGTAGCCTGAGCCGAAATAACGCTGACAAACAGCAGGCCAACAAGGGACACTACCGAAAAAAATTTTTTCCCCTGAGTCAGGTGAACCTCCATTTTCTTTAGTCTATACCTTAATTGCTCGATCCTCGAATCGAAAGCTGGCAACTCTATATTAATTTATGCAAAGAACATTCCTCAACCCATTCACCAAGTTTAGAAGTAATGGAAACAATATATTGTGATTATAATAAAAATTTTAATCTTTACTGAATTTTGGAGTTTCTGATCGGCCCAGACGGTAGGCGGGTTTTGGGCCCATCTGGAAAAATATAAAAAAATTGACATAGGTGCATAATTGTCGTTCTCGTAAAAAGCCTCGAGAACGACGTTTCGAGCTTCGTAAGTTGCTGATTTCACGACGTGTGATATCCTGGCTTTTGACTTTTTACGAAGCCATCATAATTGCGGCCCCCTCGCTTTCCCTGGAGAGCGCGGCCTCCAGAAGAGAACAACTTCACTCTTCCGGAGGCCAACGTGGGCAACAAGGGATATAGCAGTATCCCCCGCGACCCTGTTTGAATCTATCACATTCCTCGCCAGGGCTGTACCGGTACCTTCGATTGCAACCTTTATCGAGCTGCTGATTGGGGCCATGCTCACCCAGA
Coding sequences within it:
- a CDS encoding site-specific integrase is translated as MIHLAARVDEVLRLTWDDVDFKNRTVTRWTKKRRGGGYEPIITYMNDDLLENFQFLYRNRKHEQWVFLNEETGDRFRNRRKMLYGINKRAGIHPPIHYHELRHFIASVLADSKSISKKTISEILGHKSLTTTEIYLHSIGDSQVAAMKGLEGRFSNGESKTATDNRHQKME
- a CDS encoding BrnT family toxin, translated to MKIEFDPVKSEKNKNQRELPFDKASEFDWENAVYLEDERNPYPERRFIAVGYLEHRLYVLCFTPIPDGVRIISFRKANEREAKRYGKTITLD
- a CDS encoding BrnA antitoxin family protein, which encodes MAKQLPLTDKDGEVRELTKEDFKKFKPASEVLPKELIAVLPKRGRPQTASPKKPVNIRLSDDVLSAFKATGKGWQTRINEALRDWLKENRPA
- a CDS encoding PEP-CTERM sorting domain-containing protein → MPAFDSRIEQLRYRLKKMEVHLTQGKKFFSVVSLVGLLFVSVISAQATTIFQDNFDTENGGVGVLNYNSFSKWSVFDGTVDLVGNGFYDFFPGNGLYVDLDGSTSNAGVLQSKYSFTAGTYELSFYLGGSTRGDTNVVTVTLGDWSQVFTVSTGDGLVLKNFTLTTSSSGALSFSNSGGDNLGAILDNVTVATSQNLVPEPGTMVLFGTGIIGLAAFGRRKAN